From Carya illinoinensis cultivar Pawnee chromosome 5, C.illinoinensisPawnee_v1, whole genome shotgun sequence, one genomic window encodes:
- the LOC122310341 gene encoding probable potassium transporter 17 isoform X1, producing MESQIQLHILRGSISNAQENRMDRWGTLVLAYKTLGVVFGGLVTSPLYVYPSMPLKSPTEEDYLGIYSIMFWTLTLIGVVKYGSIALKADDQGEGGTFALYSLLCRHMNIGILSSNRVSSNSSLAHSMHESTGKISQLGKFFESSMVARRVLLFVAILGMCMLIGDGILTPAISVLSAMDGLRAPFPSINKSLVEALSAAVLVVLFLLQKFGTSRVSFLFSPIMGAWTLTTPLVGIYSIIHYYPSIFKALSPHYIVHFFWRNGKEGWLLLGGTVLCITGSEALFADLGHFNRTSIQIAFLFTIYPSLVLTYAGQTAYLIRNLNDHDDGFYKFIPTKIYWPIFIIATSAAIVASQSLISATFSIIKQSVVLGYFPRVKVVHTSDNKEGEVYSPEVNYILMVLCVAVILIFGDGKEIGNAFAVILPAGVVVSLVMLITTVLLTLVMIIIWRTPPVLVALYFFVFFTMEGIYVSAVCTKILEGGWIPFAISFILALIMFGWFYGRQTKIEYELTHKMTLDRLGTLLSNPGVQRVLGLCFFYTNIQDGLTPVLGHYIKNVKSLHNITIFTTLRYLLASKVDPHERIVVRKMGLKGVYGCVIQYGYADSLNLEGDDFVGQVIESLKVHIQDFSDGVQCGATVAEIQAEISDLEEAKHAGVVHIRGKTRFYIGKSCGWFDRIMLAFYEVMHNNCRSALPALGVPPPQRIEVGMFYEP from the exons ATGGAATCACAAATCCAACTTCATATTCTTCGCGGCTCCATCTCAAATGCACAGGAAAAT CGGATGGACCGATGGGGTACCCTGGTACTTGCATACAAGACTCTAGGTGTAGTATTTGGAGGACTTGTAACTTCCCCATTGTATGTGTACCCTTCAATGCCTTTGAAGTCTCCAACAGAGGAAGACTACTTGGGTATCTACAGCATAATGTTCTGGACTCTTACTCTCATTGGTGTTGTCAAGTATGGTAGCATAGCTCTCAAAGCCGATGATCAGGGTGAAG GTGGAACATTTGCCTTGTATTCATTACTCTGCAGGCATATGAATATTGGAATCCTTTCTTCAAATCGTGTAAGTTCAAACTCAAGCCTTGCACACTCTATGCATGAGAGCACTGGAAAGATAAGTCAGCTCGGAAAGTTTTTTGAAAGCAGTATGGTTGCTAGAAGGGTATTGCTTTTTGTTGCTATATTAGGTATGTGTATGCTTATTGGTGATGGAATACTTACCCCTGCAATCTCAG TGTTATCGGCAATGGATGGACTAAGAGCACCTTTTCCTTCTATTAATAAAT CTCTGGTGGAGGCACTTTCTGCAGCTGTATTAGTTGTTCTGTTCCTGTTGCAAAAATTTGGTACCTCTCGAGTGAGCTTCTTATTTTCCCCTATCATGGGTGCATGGACCTTGACTACTCCACTCGTTGGAATTTATAGCATTATACATTATTATCCAAGTATATTCAAGGCTTTATCACCACATTACATCGTTCATTTCTTTTGGAGAAATGGAAAGGAAGGCTGGCTCTTGCTTGGTGGCACTGTCCTCTGCATCACAG GTTCCGAAGCATTGTTTGCAGATCTTGGTCATTTCAACCGGACTTCTATTCAG ATAGCTTTCTTGTTTACAATCTATCCATCGTTGGTTCTGACATATGCGGGGCAGACAGCCTACCTGATTAGGAACCTAAATGATCATGATGATGGGTTCTACAAGTTCATACCGACTAAAATCTACTGGCCCATCTTTATCATAGCCACATCGGCTGCAATTGTTGCAAGTCAGTCACTTATATCAGCCACATTTTCTATCATCAAGCAATCTGTAGTACTGGGTTATTTCCCTCGAGTGAAGGTGGTACACACATCAGATAATAAAGAAGGCGAGGTTTACTCCCCAGAAGTGAACTACATCCTCATGGTTCTTTGTGTTGCTGTCATACTCATCTTTGGAGATGGAAAAGAGATTGGAAATGCTTTTG CTGTGATATTGCCTGCAGGTGTCGTTGTCAGCCTAGTCATGCTCATCACCACTGTGCTGCTGACACTAGTGATGATCATAATATGGAGAACTCCGCCTGTGCTTGTTGCTCTCTACTTCTTCGTGTTTTTCACGATGGAAGGCATCTATGTGAGTGCAGTATGCACTAAAATCCTGGAAGGTGGATGGATTCCTTTTGCCATATCATTTATCCTCGCTTTAATTATGTTTGGCTGGTTTTACGGGAGACAGACAAAAATAGAATACGAGTTAACTCACAAGATGACTTTGGACAGACTTGGAACACTTTTATCTAATCCTGGTGTACAAAGGGTTCTCGGATTGTGCTTCTTTTAcaccaacattcaagatgggcttactCCAGTGCTTGGACATTacataaaaaatgtgaaatcccTTCATAACATCACTATATTCACAACTCTTCGGTACTTGTTGGCTTCTAAGGTGGATCCACATGAGAGGATTGTCGTCAGAAAAATGGGGCTAAAAGGCGTTTATGGGTGTGTCATTCAGTATGGCTATGCAGATTCCTTGAATCTTGAAGGAGATGATTTTGTAGGTCAAGTTATAGAGAGCTTAAAGGTGCATATACAGGACTTCTCAGATGGTGTACAATGTGGTGCTACAGTGGCCGAGATCCAAGCAGAGATTTCTGATTTGGAAGAAGCAAAGCATGCTGGTGTGGTTCACATAAGAGGAAAGACGAGGTTTTATATTGGCAAGAGCTGTGGCTGGTTTGACAGAATCATGCTGGCATTTTATGAAGTAATGCACAATAATTGTCGGTCTGCCCTGCCAGCCCTTGGGGTACCTCCACCACAACGTATTGAGGTTGGAATGTTTTATGAGCCTTGA
- the LOC122310341 gene encoding probable potassium transporter 17 isoform X2 has protein sequence MESQIQLHILRGSISNAQENRMDRWGTLVLAYKTLGVVFGGLVTSPLYVYPSMPLKSPTEEDYLGIYSIMFWTLTLIGVVKYGSIALKADDQGEGGTFALYSLLCRHMNIGILSSNRVSSNSSLAHSMHESTGKISQLGKFFESSMVARRVLLFVAILGMCMLIGDGILTPAISVLSAMDGLRAPFPSINKSLVEALSAAVLVVLFLLQKFGTSRVSFLFSPIMGAWTLTTPLVGIYSIIHYYPSIFKALSPHYIVHFFWRNGKEGWLLLGGTVLCITGSEALFADLGHFNRTSIQIAFLFTIYPSLVLTYAGQTAYLIRNLNDHDDGFYKFIPTKIYWPIFIIATSAAIVASQSLISATFSIIKQSVVLGYFPRVKVVHTSDNKEGEVYSPEVNYILMVLCVAVILIFGDGKEIGNAFGVVVSLVMLITTVLLTLVMIIIWRTPPVLVALYFFVFFTMEGIYVSAVCTKILEGGWIPFAISFILALIMFGWFYGRQTKIEYELTHKMTLDRLGTLLSNPGVQRVLGLCFFYTNIQDGLTPVLGHYIKNVKSLHNITIFTTLRYLLASKVDPHERIVVRKMGLKGVYGCVIQYGYADSLNLEGDDFVGQVIESLKVHIQDFSDGVQCGATVAEIQAEISDLEEAKHAGVVHIRGKTRFYIGKSCGWFDRIMLAFYEVMHNNCRSALPALGVPPPQRIEVGMFYEP, from the exons ATGGAATCACAAATCCAACTTCATATTCTTCGCGGCTCCATCTCAAATGCACAGGAAAAT CGGATGGACCGATGGGGTACCCTGGTACTTGCATACAAGACTCTAGGTGTAGTATTTGGAGGACTTGTAACTTCCCCATTGTATGTGTACCCTTCAATGCCTTTGAAGTCTCCAACAGAGGAAGACTACTTGGGTATCTACAGCATAATGTTCTGGACTCTTACTCTCATTGGTGTTGTCAAGTATGGTAGCATAGCTCTCAAAGCCGATGATCAGGGTGAAG GTGGAACATTTGCCTTGTATTCATTACTCTGCAGGCATATGAATATTGGAATCCTTTCTTCAAATCGTGTAAGTTCAAACTCAAGCCTTGCACACTCTATGCATGAGAGCACTGGAAAGATAAGTCAGCTCGGAAAGTTTTTTGAAAGCAGTATGGTTGCTAGAAGGGTATTGCTTTTTGTTGCTATATTAGGTATGTGTATGCTTATTGGTGATGGAATACTTACCCCTGCAATCTCAG TGTTATCGGCAATGGATGGACTAAGAGCACCTTTTCCTTCTATTAATAAAT CTCTGGTGGAGGCACTTTCTGCAGCTGTATTAGTTGTTCTGTTCCTGTTGCAAAAATTTGGTACCTCTCGAGTGAGCTTCTTATTTTCCCCTATCATGGGTGCATGGACCTTGACTACTCCACTCGTTGGAATTTATAGCATTATACATTATTATCCAAGTATATTCAAGGCTTTATCACCACATTACATCGTTCATTTCTTTTGGAGAAATGGAAAGGAAGGCTGGCTCTTGCTTGGTGGCACTGTCCTCTGCATCACAG GTTCCGAAGCATTGTTTGCAGATCTTGGTCATTTCAACCGGACTTCTATTCAG ATAGCTTTCTTGTTTACAATCTATCCATCGTTGGTTCTGACATATGCGGGGCAGACAGCCTACCTGATTAGGAACCTAAATGATCATGATGATGGGTTCTACAAGTTCATACCGACTAAAATCTACTGGCCCATCTTTATCATAGCCACATCGGCTGCAATTGTTGCAAGTCAGTCACTTATATCAGCCACATTTTCTATCATCAAGCAATCTGTAGTACTGGGTTATTTCCCTCGAGTGAAGGTGGTACACACATCAGATAATAAAGAAGGCGAGGTTTACTCCCCAGAAGTGAACTACATCCTCATGGTTCTTTGTGTTGCTGTCATACTCATCTTTGGAGATGGAAAAGAGATTGGAAATGCTTTTG GTGTCGTTGTCAGCCTAGTCATGCTCATCACCACTGTGCTGCTGACACTAGTGATGATCATAATATGGAGAACTCCGCCTGTGCTTGTTGCTCTCTACTTCTTCGTGTTTTTCACGATGGAAGGCATCTATGTGAGTGCAGTATGCACTAAAATCCTGGAAGGTGGATGGATTCCTTTTGCCATATCATTTATCCTCGCTTTAATTATGTTTGGCTGGTTTTACGGGAGACAGACAAAAATAGAATACGAGTTAACTCACAAGATGACTTTGGACAGACTTGGAACACTTTTATCTAATCCTGGTGTACAAAGGGTTCTCGGATTGTGCTTCTTTTAcaccaacattcaagatgggcttactCCAGTGCTTGGACATTacataaaaaatgtgaaatcccTTCATAACATCACTATATTCACAACTCTTCGGTACTTGTTGGCTTCTAAGGTGGATCCACATGAGAGGATTGTCGTCAGAAAAATGGGGCTAAAAGGCGTTTATGGGTGTGTCATTCAGTATGGCTATGCAGATTCCTTGAATCTTGAAGGAGATGATTTTGTAGGTCAAGTTATAGAGAGCTTAAAGGTGCATATACAGGACTTCTCAGATGGTGTACAATGTGGTGCTACAGTGGCCGAGATCCAAGCAGAGATTTCTGATTTGGAAGAAGCAAAGCATGCTGGTGTGGTTCACATAAGAGGAAAGACGAGGTTTTATATTGGCAAGAGCTGTGGCTGGTTTGACAGAATCATGCTGGCATTTTATGAAGTAATGCACAATAATTGTCGGTCTGCCCTGCCAGCCCTTGGGGTACCTCCACCACAACGTATTGAGGTTGGAATGTTTTATGAGCCTTGA
- the LOC122311075 gene encoding protein XRI1-like translates to MGELRSLAYTAGSLHSSSLGWDFHNLGVLNHDTMCLESDFSSGYLEDALVEFRDRTKRRRMLSYTDDHTDDDGFKDLEQSHWNSNSSWGMSENIYSLSQINSIDGFSDEPIIMSRISEDTSLITDVQTPEDQVPEATDSSSSSYKQQPSTTSSDKETLFSTDPAGDSVKSAKKVITRVVYPFALVKPGGVEGDITLNDINERILMPPTRPVRHPVGDFACRPCVSPDGPGLSGKAVVALTRIHTQGRGTITIIRTKG, encoded by the exons ATGGGTGAGCTTCGCTCCCTGGCTTACACTGCTGGCAGCCTCCATAGCTCTTCCCTAGGTTGGGATTTTCACAACCTTGGAGTTCTCAACCACGACACAATGTGTTTAG AGTCTGATTTTTCAAGCGGCTATTTGGAAGACGCTTTGGTTGAATTTAGGGACCGAACCAAACGAAGACGCATGCTGTCGTATACAGATGATCATACTGATGATGATGGTTTCAAAGATCTTGAGCAG AGCCACTGGAATTCAAACAGCTCATGGGGAATGTCCGAGAATATTTATTCCTTGAGCCAGATTAACAGCATCGACGGATTCTCAG ATGAGCCTATAATTATGAGCAGAATCAGCGAGGACACAAGCCTTATCACGGACGTACAAACCCCAGAAGATCAGGTCCCTGAAGCTACagattcttcttcatcttcttacaAGCAACAACCTAGCACCACGTCTTCTGACAAAGAAACCCTCTTCTCCACAGATCCTGCTg GAGATTCTGTTAAGAGTGCGAAGAAAGTGATAACGAGGGTGGTGTATCCATTTGCATTGGTGAAACCAGGAGGTGTTGAAGGGGACATAACCTTAAACGACATAAACGAGAGGATACTAATGCCGCCAACAAGGCCGGTAAGGCATCCGGTGGGGGACTTTGCATGTCGGCCATGTGTGTCCCCTGATGGTCCAGGGCTTTCTGGGAAAGCTGTCGTCGCCCTTACAAGAATCCACACACAGGGAAGAGGAACAATCACCATTATCAGAACTAAAGGCTAA